The Triticum aestivum cultivar Chinese Spring chromosome 7B, IWGSC CS RefSeq v2.1, whole genome shotgun sequence genome window below encodes:
- the LOC123162649 gene encoding uncharacterized protein gives MGWASRRQRWSLPCELAPRLPPPRAWGLGVRDLERTGLALRLRWLWLSRTDDGRAWQGLDLQFSCHERSLFFASTVMAIGNGMKALFWEDRWLNGRSVGELMPLLYNCVPKRRRKVRTVAEGLNGNAWARDIQGVLGLHEIGQYLQLWHLAQQATLRDAPDQLIWKWTTSGIYSAQTCYLATFQGSTHSYSWKLIWKAWAPQRVKFFHWLANLDRCWTADRLACHGLQHHTSCLLCDQAPETMRHLLLDCPFSRQVWHETLAWLRIPAPIPN, from the coding sequence ATGGGCTGGGCGAGCCGTCGCCAACGGTGGTCACTGCCATGTGAACTGGCGCCTCGTCTCCCGCCCCCTCGAGCTTGGGGCCTCGGGGTTCGTGATCTCGAGCGCACCGGGCTCGCGCTCAGACTGCGGTGGCTTTGGCTCTCGCGAACTGATGATGGACGCGCCTGGCAAGGGCTGGATCTTCAATTCTCCTGCCATGAGCGCTCCCTGTTCTTTGCCTCCACCGTCATGGCCATTGGGAACGGCATGAAAGCCTTGTTCTGGGAGGACCGTTGGCTCAACGGGCGCTCCGTCGGCGAGCTCATGCCCCTGCTCTACAACTGCGTCCCCAAACGACGGCGCAAGGTGAGAACGGTGGCCGAAGGCCTCAACGGCAACGCTTGGGCCCGTGACATCCAGGGCGTTCTCGGCCTCCACGAGATCGGTCAGTACCTGCAGCTCTGGCACCTCGCGCAGCAGGCCACACTCCGCGATGCCCCCGATCAACTGATCTGGAAGTGGACCACGAGCGGCATCTATTCTGCGCAGACTTGCTACCTGGCCACCTTCCAAGGATCCACGCACTCCTACTCCTGGAAGCTGATCTGGAAGGCATGGGCTCCCCAGAGGGTCAAGTTCTTCCATTGGCTTGCTAACCTGGATCGCTGCTGGACCGCCGACCGTCTAGCCTGCCATGGCCTGCAGCATCATACGAGCTGTCTTCTGTGCGATCAGGCACCTGAAACGATGCGGCACCTCTTGCTTGACTGCCCCTTCTCGAGGCAGGTATGGCACGAGACCCTGGCGTGGCTGCGCATCCCAGCGCCGATCCCTAATTAG